In Polypterus senegalus isolate Bchr_013 chromosome 12, ASM1683550v1, whole genome shotgun sequence, the following are encoded in one genomic region:
- the alkbh7 gene encoding alpha-ketoglutarate-dependent dioxygenase alkB homolog 7, mitochondrial — protein MRFWFLRCLNTPCFTALPCKLGEAAARAARSFTSTQTANRRGIAVSGAEIREDFISEEEERALLEELEPVLKRKRYEYDHWDDAIHGYRETERSQWNEKNSRVLQRVRDVAFPPGVKQLHLVHVLDLHRKGYIKAHVDSVKFCGSTIAGICLLSSSVMRLISKKIPTDVVDLLLPRRCLYILRDEARYSYTHEILKDEESYFNGVKINRDRRISVICRNLSEDNAE, from the exons ATGAGATTTTGGTTTCTGCGATGTTTGAACACGCCGTGTTTCACAGCTTTACCCTGTAAGCTTGGCGAAGCGGCGGCGCGTGCTGCCCGATCTTTTACGAGCACGCAGACGGCGAACCGACGGGGGATTGCGGTCAGCGGCGCAGAAATCCGAGAGGATTTCATCAGCGAAGAAGAAGAGCGGGCTCTGCTGGAGGAGCTGGAACCGGTTTTGAAGAGAAAGCGCTACGAGTACGACCACTGGGACGAC GCCATCCATGGGTACAGGGAAACTGAGCGGTCCCAATGGAATGAGAAGAATTCCAGGGTCCTCCAGAGAGTTCGAGATGTGGCCTTCCCGCCAGGGGTCAAACAGCTGCACCTAGTCCACGTCTTAGACCTGCACAGGAAAGGCTACATTAAGGCCCATGTGGACAGTGTTAAG TTCTGTGGCAGCACAATTGCAGGCATCTGCCTCTTGTCTTCCAGTGTGATGCGCCTGATCAGCAAAAAAATCCCAACTGATGTAGTGGACTTGCTGCTGCCAAGACGCTGTCTCTACATTCTCAG GGATGAGGCTCGTTACAGCTATACTCACGAGATTCTGAAGGACGAGGAGTCATATTTCAATGGTGTAAAGATTAATCGTGATCGTCGAATATCTGTCATCTGTCGCAACCTTTCAGAGGATAATGCAGAGTGA